CACCAATCATAAGAAGAGCCGGCACGTTCTCTCCCTCCTCAGAACCGAGAACAACCCAGATCGAATCCTCGAAATCTGCAGATCCGCTTCCCTCTCCCCTCACCACAACCACCACCTCCACCGCGTCGCCTTCTCCCTCGCGGTCGCCACACTATCCAGCCAGAAACACCTCTCCGCCGTGTCCCACCTCCTCGACGGGTTCATCAACAGCCAACCTCATCCCAGATCCGAGAGCTCCGCCGTCCGCGCGATCATCCTCTACGGCCGAGCGAACATGCTCGATCGGTCTCTACAGACATTCCACAACCTCGAGAGGTACGAGATCCAGAGAACGGTGAAGTCGTTGAACGCTCTGTTACTCGCTTGCTTGACGGCGAGAGATTACGAGGAAGCGAAACGAGTCTACTCCGAAACGCCGAGGAAGTACGGCATCGAGCCTGATCTCGAGACTTACAACCGAATCGTCAGAGCGTTATGCGAATCTAACTCGACGAGCTCGAGTTACTCAATCGTCGCGGAGATGGAGAGGAGGCGAGTGAAGCCGAGAGCTTCCACCTTCGGGTTGATGATCGCTGGGTTTTATAAGGAAGGGAAGTACGACGAGGTGAGGAGAGTGTTGAGGTTGATGAGAGAGTTTGGAGTTCACGTGGGTATCGCGACGTACAATATTATGGTTCGGTGTTTGTGCGAGGGGAAGAGAAGTAGAGAAGCTAAAGCGTTGCTCTGTGGAGTTGTGTCGAGTAGGATGAGACCGAACTCGGAGACGTATTCGATTTTGATTCGTGGGTTTTGCGGTGAGGGGGATTTGGATGAGGCGATGGGTGTGTTTGAGGTTATGGTGAAGAGCGGGTGCAAGCCGGGTAGTGAGTGTTACTTTGGTTTGATACGGTGTTTGTGTGAAAGAGGAGAGTTTGAGACGGCTTTGGTGCTTTGTAAGGAGAGTATGGAGAGGAATTGGGTTCCGAGTTTCAGTGTCATGAGGTGGCTTGTTCATGGACTGGTTGGTAGTAACAAGGTTGATGAAGCTAGAGAGGTGATTGCGCTTGTGAAAGACAAGTTTTCTAGAAATGTGGACTTGTGGAACGAAGTTGAAGCTGAGTTGCCTCATTGAACATGTAACAATTTTTGTGTGTTGTATCTAATTGTCTTGTaacatatataacttttaaggagaaaaataacataatttcaAGTAGAATCAGATTCAATCTCTTAAGCAGGTATTCATCGTCCTTCCATTGTTGATTGCGTAGCTTCGTTAATAGAGAACACATAGTCAGACGGTGGTAATCCATGATTGCAGTTCAAAACGTTTGTGAATGTAGGCGGTATTGGAACCCTGAGATCGTGATCGTTGCTCAGCATATAAACAATTTGTGAAATCGTGGGTCTGTCTTTAGGATGATCTTGAACGCAAAGAAGAGCGATGTGAACGCACCGCATCACTTCTTTCAAAGAATATGAATCTCCCAGAGATTCATCTATGATGCTTACACCTTTTGTCTCACACCAAGATCCCCATGCCTGAAAAACTCATTAACAAACATTTTGGGTTTGAGCTGAACTTTAAAAGAACACAATTACAATGAATTTTGATCATGCAGAAACACTTAATACATAAGCGATAATGCTGTGTGTTCTGTCGTGAACAAACCTCGTTGCCTTTTTGCCTGATACGATCTCTAAAAGCAATACTCCAAAGCTATAAATATCCGATTTCTCTGAAATCATTCCGCCTAAGGCATATTCCGGTGACATGTAGCCGCTAAAACAGATCATTGTAACCAAGACTTGAGTTTTTATGTGTTACTTATGTTGAACATGCATGCTAACTTATGTAATAACATGCATGTAATTActaatgttataaaaataacattttagtGTTTTGAAACTCCATAAAAGCATAAAAATGTAATACTTACAATGTTCCGACAATTCTTTGGGTGCTGTCATCGATCTGTTTGCAACCAAAGATCCTTGCGGCTCCAAAACCGGAGATCTTAGGATTCATCTCATCGTCGAGAAGAATGTTGCTTGCCTTAAGATCTCTATGGATGATCTTGAGACGTGAATCTTCATGCAGATACTGAAGTCCTTTTGTCGTCCCAGTTATTATTTTCATACGCTTCTCCCAATCCAGTTCCTTGCTTTTAAGAGTGTCTATATATAAAGCATAAAggttttataatcataatttagcaatttttaagatatatatcatcatcactTACCAAAGAGTAAAGCATCAAGGCTCTTATTAGACATGTACTCGTAGATAAGGAGCTTCTCGTCTCCTTCCACGCAATATCCTAAAAGCTTCACAAGGTTCTTGTGCTGAAGTTTTATGATCAAAACCACTTCATTCTTGAACTCTATCAGACCCTGACTTGACTTTTTTGACAACCTTTTGATCGCCACATGAGTGCCGTTTGGTAGATTTTCCTAACGTTTAAAAATACACACTTAGCTATCAACTCTTTTAATCCTAAGTAAGAAACTAATCATATTGTTGTTTACCTTGTAGACCGGACCAAAACCACCTTCCCCTAACTTGTTTTCCTCTGAGAAAGCATTTGTTGCAGCCATTATATCAAGTAAATTAAGGTATAACATCTGTTCTTGATCATCAACTTCTGCATCTATTATACCTCCTTCAAGTATCTTTTTACTCTGTTCTTTGTCTGAAAAATAATCTTGTAACattgaattaattaattaccTCCTCATGAAAATACTATTTAGTCTCACCTTTTTGCGCTCTTTTGCTTCTTGGTGGAGATGAAAAGCAGTAACAATACAAACTAATGGATAGTGCAGCTACTACTAATAATGGTAGTAAAACGGCTAGCATAAGGGTTCTGACTTTACGGTGGTTTCTTCTTCCTGAGATATAAACGAGAAAAAATCTTATTAGACCATTTCCAACTCTTAACTCTATATTTATTTCtgtattttcctctaaaatagaatttttttctataatattatcaCAGAGAGGTGGATTTGAGATGCTCTTAAAAAATGTTATGCAATGCCTCAAGTTcatgattgaaaaaaaaaaatgcttacCTTTGTTTGAGATGTCGCTTGAGATGTCCTTTGAGATGTAGTCTGAGTAAACAAGCCTGACATAAAACGTCCTACCCTCGCTGTTATTTGCATCAAGTTGTTGCAGGTTGAAGATGTCATTACTTGTCCAAATCAAGCACCGGTTTCCATCGTATGCATAGGCCTTGCAGAAACAGTAACCTAGGCAAGTTGATTCACATGTCGTAGTCAGAGGAGTATCTTCTAGCGGATCCGGATTCGGATCCGGATCAGTGGCTGCTTTGATGTTATAAAGAGGAAGAAACTTGTCGGTTTCCTTGCCACATTGATTCGTGGCTAAATTTATTTCACTCACGCAACCAGCAGATGAGTCATTTGAGTATATGTATATGCCCTCAATATATGCTGGTCTAAAAGTAGGAGCACATTTGCAAGACGAATTCTCATAACAGATTCCGAACGAACCACAGTAACCATAAACCTCACATTTATGATCTGGAGCCGACCATGACGCATCCCACATCTGGTGCTTCTCAAGCCAGTTATAGGCCGTTAACTGTCCAGAAACATCCATAACCAAACGAAATGGATTTTGGTAACGTACTGAATAGGTGACGTATGACTCATTCAGGTTGAATTCAAAGCTCAAGTTACGGGCTGTAACTTTCTTGAAGATTCTACGTCGATCATCCCATGCACCACTAGACCAATATGatttagtttcatttaaaagtATGATGAGAGACTTCCTTGTAATAGGGTCAACCTGGAGAGAGTAGCGTCCCGGTGATGGATCTTCCAAGGTGTTCCAACTAGTGATAAATTTGCTAGTAGTGTTCCACCGGATTTTAGCACCAGGAAGCCAAGTATCCGAGGGATAATCAAAACTCTGCCACAACACGGCGGCAGATGAAGTAGGTCCATCTCTAAGGATAAGATTACCACTATCAAGCAGAACAGCTTGAACATCTGCGCTGCTGTTAGAATCAATACTGGCGCTCCACCAAATTGGAAGCTCAGTATAATTATCATACAGAACTAAGCTTCCAAGTGATAAACTTAAGTTGACAAAAGCTATCTTTGGGACAGGAGATTCTTGATTTGCCACCCAAACTATAGTCTTTGGAACAATTTGCTTGTACCATATGCCTAAGTAGAACAAACTAGAAATACCTGGTGAGAAGAGACCGAGTTCGAAGACCCCATTCCTCGAGACAATGgtctcaaatcctgaaagagaCTGATTTGTTAATATTGTGTCACTTGAATAAGAAACTTGTAGAGGCAAGAACATCATCAAGAATCCGTAGGTGGATATGAAGAACAGCTTCTTCCCCTTGAAGGTGTTCATGTTGGTATGACCACAAATTCTGAGGATAGTGTAGCAATTATTGATTACACAATGATGGAGTCTTATTGGCTTGGAAGTATTCTCAGTAGGGCACGTTGGAAATGTAAGTTGCAAGTAAAATACTAATCAGAATATTTTGAGCTTAGTTTATTTAAACGgtttaaaataatgaactttaacaactttatattcaaaataagaaTCAAATTGATCTATTATATTCGAAATCACagttttaactaaaataattttaaaagtaatataaaaaagtacTCTACATATGAATTAACATATCAAATACAATTTCCAGTGATAAAGATGGTAAATACTTTTCTAAGCAATGACCATATCAACTCCTTGATCGGTGGCTGAAAGTCCGGTGCCTCTACCTTGAAGCTGGACACAACCCGCTTGGCATGCACCAACACAAATCTCTTGCGTAGCTTCGGTCACTTTCATGCATATTGGCATACATTCTCTGTGGCACAACGGCAATACTTTCTTTCCTAATAGTGCTTCTTGTCCAGCCACAATCTTCGTCCATGACAAAACCGTAATTGTCAATATCATCAAACTCAGGGTGGCTAAGTTTCTGCTCCGACTCTTCATCATTTTGTTTTGTACGTGGAACTATATTTATCAGATATAAAGATTGAGGAAGAAATGGTTTCTTGGGAGACAAGGGAAGGATTTTGAGCAGAAGGGGATGGTCAAGATTCAAAAGATAATCATGGCCTCATA
This sequence is a window from Raphanus sativus cultivar WK10039 unplaced genomic scaffold, ASM80110v3 Scaffold2651, whole genome shotgun sequence. Protein-coding genes within it:
- the LOC130505871 gene encoding uncharacterized protein LOC130505871, which codes for MKSRSRNLATLSLMILTITVLSWTKIVAGQEALLGKKVLPLCHRECMPICMKVTEATQEICVGACQAGCVQLQGRGTGLSATDQGVDMVIA
- the LOC108815182 gene encoding G-type lectin S-receptor-like serine/threonine-protein kinase At4g11900 isoform X3, which translates into the protein MNTFKGKKLFFISTYGFLMMFLPLQVSYSSDTILTNQSLSGFETIVSRNGVFELGLFSPGISSLFYLGIWYKQIVPKTIVWVANQESPVPKIAFVNLSLSLGSLVLYDNYTELPIWWSASIDSNSSADVQAVLLDSGNLILRDGPTSSAAVLWQSFDYPSDTWLPGAKIRWNTTSKFITSWNTLEDPSPGRYSLQVDPITRKSLIILLNETKSYWSSGAWDDRRRIFKKVTARNLSFEFNLNESYVTYSVRYQNPFRLVMDVSGQLTAYNWLEKHQMWDASWSAPDHKCEVYGYCGSFGICYENSSCKCAPTFRPAYIEGIYIYSNDSSAGCVSEINLATNQCGKETDKFLPLYNIKAATDPDPNPDPLEDTPLTTTCESTCLGYCFCKAYAYDGNRCLIWTSNDIFNLQQLDANNSEGRTFYVRLVYSDYISKDISSDISNKGRRNHRKVRTLMLAVLLPLLVVAALSISLYCYCFSSPPRSKRAQKDYFSDKEQSKKILEGGIIDAEVDDQEQMLYLNLLDIMAATNAFSEENKLGEGGFGPVYKENLPNGTHVAIKRLSKKSSQGLIEFKNEVVLIIKLQHKNLVKLLGYCVEGDEKLLIYEYMSNKSLDALLFDTLKSKELDWEKRMKIITGTTKGLQYLHEDSRLKIIHRDLKASNILLDDEMNPKISGFGAARIFGCKQIDDSTQRIVGTFGYMSPEYALGGMISEKSDIYSFGVLLLEIVSGKKATRHGDLGVRQKV
- the LOC108815182 gene encoding G-type lectin S-receptor-like serine/threonine-protein kinase At4g11900 isoform X1, producing MNTFKGKKLFFISTYGFLMMFLPLQVSYSSDTILTNQSLSGFETIVSRNGVFELGLFSPGISSLFYLGIWYKQIVPKTIVWVANQESPVPKIAFVNLSLSLGSLVLYDNYTELPIWWSASIDSNSSADVQAVLLDSGNLILRDGPTSSAAVLWQSFDYPSDTWLPGAKIRWNTTSKFITSWNTLEDPSPGRYSLQVDPITRKSLIILLNETKSYWSSGAWDDRRRIFKKVTARNLSFEFNLNESYVTYSVRYQNPFRLVMDVSGQLTAYNWLEKHQMWDASWSAPDHKCEVYGYCGSFGICYENSSCKCAPTFRPAYIEGIYIYSNDSSAGCVSEINLATNQCGKETDKFLPLYNIKAATDPDPNPDPLEDTPLTTTCESTCLGYCFCKAYAYDGNRCLIWTSNDIFNLQQLDANNSEGRTFYVRLVYSDYISKDISSDISNKGRRNHRKVRTLMLAVLLPLLVVAALSISLYCYCFSSPPRSKRAQKDYFSDKEQSKKILEGGIIDAEVDDQEQMLYLNLLDIMAATNAFSEENKLGEGGFGPVYKENLPNGTHVAIKRLSKKSSQGLIEFKNEVVLIIKLQHKNLVKLLGYCVEGDEKLLIYEYMSNKSLDALLFDTLKSKELDWEKRMKIITGTTKGLQYLHEDSRLKIIHRDLKASNILLDDEMNPKISGFGAARIFGCKQIDDSTQRIVGTFGYMSPEYALGGMISEKSDIYSFGVLLLEIVSGKKATRFVHDRTHSIIAYAWGSWCETKGVSIIDESLGDSYSLKEVMRCVHIALLCVQDHPKDRPTISQIVYMLSNDHDLRVPIPPTFTNVLNCNHGLPPSDYVFSINEATQSTMEGR
- the LOC108815182 gene encoding G-type lectin S-receptor-like serine/threonine-protein kinase At4g11900 isoform X2 codes for the protein MNTFKGKKLFFISTYGFLMMFLPLQVSYSSDTILTNQSLSGFETIVSRNGVFELGLFSPGISSLFYLGIWYKQIVPKTIVWVANQESPVPKIAFVNLSLSLGSLVLYDNYTELPIWWSASIDSNSSADVQAVLLDSGNLILRDGPTSSAAVLWQSFDYPSDTWLPGAKIRWNTTSKFITSWNTLEDPSPGRYSLQVDPITRKSLIILLNETKSYWSSGAWDDRRRIFKKVTARNLSFEFNLNESYVTYSVRYQNPFRLVMDVSGQLTAYNWLEKHQMWDASWSAPDHKCEVYGYCGSFGICYENSSCKCAPTFRPAYIEGIYIYSNDSSAGCVSEINLATNQCGKETDKFLPLYNIKAATDPDPNPDPLEDTPLTTTCESTCLGYCFCKAYAYDGNRCLIWTSNDIFNLQQLDANNSEGRTFYVRLVYSDYISKDISSDISNKGRRNHRKVRTLMLAVLLPLLVVAALSISLYCYCFSSPPRSKRAQKDKEQSKKILEGGIIDAEVDDQEQMLYLNLLDIMAATNAFSEENKLGEGGFGPVYKENLPNGTHVAIKRLSKKSSQGLIEFKNEVVLIIKLQHKNLVKLLGYCVEGDEKLLIYEYMSNKSLDALLFDTLKSKELDWEKRMKIITGTTKGLQYLHEDSRLKIIHRDLKASNILLDDEMNPKISGFGAARIFGCKQIDDSTQRIVGTFGYMSPEYALGGMISEKSDIYSFGVLLLEIVSGKKATRFVHDRTHSIIAYAWGSWCETKGVSIIDESLGDSYSLKEVMRCVHIALLCVQDHPKDRPTISQIVYMLSNDHDLRVPIPPTFTNVLNCNHGLPPSDYVFSINEATQSTMEGR
- the LOC108815172 gene encoding pentatricopeptide repeat-containing protein At1g11630, mitochondrial produces the protein MASLLRILTSEPLAHNVNQLRFISTASSLLTSLTTNHKKSRHVLSLLRTENNPDRILEICRSASLSPHHNHHLHRVAFSLAVATLSSQKHLSAVSHLLDGFINSQPHPRSESSAVRAIILYGRANMLDRSLQTFHNLERYEIQRTVKSLNALLLACLTARDYEEAKRVYSETPRKYGIEPDLETYNRIVRALCESNSTSSSYSIVAEMERRRVKPRASTFGLMIAGFYKEGKYDEVRRVLRLMREFGVHVGIATYNIMVRCLCEGKRSREAKALLCGVVSSRMRPNSETYSILIRGFCGEGDLDEAMGVFEVMVKSGCKPGSECYFGLIRCLCERGEFETALVLCKESMERNWVPSFSVMRWLVHGLVGSNKVDEAREVIALVKDKFSRNVDLWNEVEAELPH